From one Gossypium hirsutum isolate 1008001.06 chromosome D08, Gossypium_hirsutum_v2.1, whole genome shotgun sequence genomic stretch:
- the LOC107916415 gene encoding probable sodium/metabolite cotransporter BASS3, chloroplastic isoform X1, translating into MTSITPFLSLAVSTRKQLSICSKQVTPCCYSRIGSIPCGRKGGVDVGRKGNGQRLLVFACSTTPYVRGIGSQRVSIGNKTDGGARKGDLSQALSAMLPFVVAATAVASLVQPSTFTWVSKELYAPALGGIMLSIGIKLSLDDFALAVKRPLPLSVGLIVQYMLKPGLGVLIAKAFGMSPMFYAGFILTSCVARAQLSSYASFLSKGDVAVSILLTSFTTIASVLLTPLLTGLLIGSVVPVDAVMMSKSILQVVLVPVALGLVLNTYAKPIVTILRPVMPFVAMICTSLCIGSPLALNQSQILSKDGLQLVLPVLAFHAVAFAMGYWILKIPAFRQREEVC; encoded by the exons ATGACGTCGATCACTCCGTTTCTTTCTCTCGCAGTCTCAACCAGGAAGCAGCTCTCAATCTGTTCGAAACAAGTGACCCCGTGTTGTTATTCGAGAATTGGTTCGATTCCATGTGGGAGGAAGGGTGGTGTCGACGTCGGCAGAAAAGGTAATGGACAAAGGTTGTTGGTATTCGCCTGTTCGACGACGCCGTACGTACGAGGAATTGGGTCGCAAAGGGTCTCGATTGGAAATAAGACAGATGGTGGGGCAAGGAAAGGTGATTTGTCTCAGGCATTGTCGGCGATGCTTCCTTTCGTCGTCGCTGCTACTGCTGTTGCTTCTCTTGTTCAACCCTCCACTTTCACTTG GGTATCTAAGGAATTATATGCTCCTGCTCTTGGTGGGATTATGTTGTCAATTGGAATTAAGCTTTCCTTGGATGATTTTGCTCTTGCAGTCAAAAG ACCATTACCACTATCTGTTGGACTTATCGTACAGTATATGCTCAAACCAGGTCTCGGGGTTCTAATTGCAAAGGCGTTCGGCATGTCTCCAATGTTTTATGCCGGTTTTATACTCACATCGTGTGTTGCAAGGGCACAGTTGTCTAGCTATGCTAGCTTTTTAAGCAAAGGAGATGTTGCAGTGAGTATTCTTCTCACTAGCTTTACCACCATTGCATCGGTGCTCCTCACACCCCTTTTAACTGGCCTTCTCATTGGATCCGTTGTTCCAGTTGATGCAGTAATGATGTCGAAGTCAATTTTACAG GTGGTTCTTGTTCCGGTCGCTCTTGGACTTGTGCTTAATACGTATGCAAAACCGATAGTTACTATCCTCCGACCTGTGATGCCTTTTGTTGCTATGATCTGCACATCCTTGTGCATCGGTAGCCCTCTTGCACTGAATCAGAGTCAAATTCTATCAAAAGATGGTCTCCAATTGGTTCTTCCGGTTTTGGCGTTTCACGCTGTGGCATTCGCTATGGGATATTGGATCTTGAAGATTCCTGCTTTCAG GCAAAGAGAAGAAGTTTGCTGA
- the LOC107916415 gene encoding probable sodium/metabolite cotransporter BASS3, chloroplastic isoform X2 has product MDKGCWYSPVRRRRTYEELGRKGSRLEIRQMVGQGKVICLRHCRRCFLSSSLLLLLLLLFNPPLSLGYLRNYMLLLLVGLCCQLELSFPWMILLLQSKGLGVLIAKAFGMSPMFYAGFILTSCVARAQLSSYASFLSKGDVAVSILLTSFTTIASVLLTPLLTGLLIGSVVPVDAVMMSKSILQVVLVPVALGLVLNTYAKPIVTILRPVMPFVAMICTSLCIGSPLALNQSQILSKDGLQLVLPVLAFHAVAFAMGYWILKIPAFRQREEVC; this is encoded by the exons ATGGACAAAGGTTGTTGGTATTCGCCTGTTCGACGACGCCGTACGTACGAGGAATTGGGTCGCAAAGGGTCTCGATTGGAAATAAGACAGATGGTGGGGCAAGGAAAGGTGATTTGTCTCAGGCATTGTCGGCGATGCTTCCTTTCGTCGTCGCTGCTACTGCTGTTGCTTCTCTTGTTCAACCCTCCACTTTCACTTG GGTATCTAAGGAATTATATGCTCCTGCTCTTGGTGGGATTATGTTGTCAATTGGAATTAAGCTTTCCTTGGATGATTTTGCTCTTGCAGTCAAAAG GTCTCGGGGTTCTAATTGCAAAGGCGTTCGGCATGTCTCCAATGTTTTATGCCGGTTTTATACTCACATCGTGTGTTGCAAGGGCACAGTTGTCTAGCTATGCTAGCTTTTTAAGCAAAGGAGATGTTGCAGTGAGTATTCTTCTCACTAGCTTTACCACCATTGCATCGGTGCTCCTCACACCCCTTTTAACTGGCCTTCTCATTGGATCCGTTGTTCCAGTTGATGCAGTAATGATGTCGAAGTCAATTTTACAG GTGGTTCTTGTTCCGGTCGCTCTTGGACTTGTGCTTAATACGTATGCAAAACCGATAGTTACTATCCTCCGACCTGTGATGCCTTTTGTTGCTATGATCTGCACATCCTTGTGCATCGGTAGCCCTCTTGCACTGAATCAGAGTCAAATTCTATCAAAAGATGGTCTCCAATTGGTTCTTCCGGTTTTGGCGTTTCACGCTGTGGCATTCGCTATGGGATATTGGATCTTGAAGATTCCTGCTTTCAG GCAAAGAGAAGAAGTTTGCTGA
- the LOC107916407 gene encoding linoleate 9S-lipoxygenase 5: protein MGCCGLLQAHGHRHDPQKYIIRGEIEIDRSPWFSLCASGSSVVFRLYSQDEMDPTTRKGVESENAYVMKGKELEKKKHEVLSMKVPTKVIKFELKFEVTRDFGIPGAFVVENRDKKHEFFLKSVTLHYIKHPDLEKRKFHFYCDSWVYPITKTGFKRIFFSDQLYLPKETPKGLAELRKKELLKLQAPRLKGEWNPWDRIYDYDVYNDLGDPEKGRSYDRPVLGDSTKFPYPRRLKTGHLNCQHDHSRESGPARCFQFYVPPDERMSDEKLQELKNNFVEALIRFLAQESTPPHLWDRECPDFVTKVAHFFVPKAAISKKDVRFIRSIIDFCRKLKLPSSHGGPSRSDPSEEQDIFDDIIGFYADKEVEELDDSDRQRLEKLVPKEILDQVVATLALKRQHVSAQLPSIIAEEKFAAFEEEEFGRQMLAGTNPVRIRRLKEEDFSLLMENFQERYPGIKLEDLENLLKEKMKASRAFILDHHYLEQFLKMINGKGVHAYATRTILIADDPSSEGIVPVAIELSLPEDSDDGRSMFLVEENCSGVLWELAKFHVASNDTAYHQLVSHWLHTHAVVEPFIIATRRRLSVMHPIHRLLDPHFKDTLHINALARAIFLNAGGIVETLLFTGEYSMELSSHLYKEWRFDKQALPEDLLERGMAKPRVRDEVVSGPMEHVESDKSSNKAAKGAEQEMFEVDAEVELVLEDYPYAKDGIEIWTAIETWVTEYCNVFYHNDNDVKEDEEIQEWWNEIKTRGHVDRKEGWYDINTFESLVKALTTLIWITSGLHAAVNFGQYGYGGWPPNRSMLLRKFLPKEDEVERMDIMKFVEEMLPDKFQMKLAIAVMDLLSRHTSDEVYLGQTSPQKEWPLIEDDDIIQKKFKEFRENLEAIEQNIKERNKEYLLMNRWGYAKIPYKLLYPDTSKSMPPTSKEKGKHHPERTDINESGIPNSISI, encoded by the exons CCACGAGAAAAGGGGTTGAAAGTGAGAATGCATATGTAATGAAGGGGAAAGAGCTAGAAAAGAAAAAACATGAAGTCTTAAGCATGAAGGTGCCAACGAAAGTGATCAAATTCGAATTGAAGTTCGAGGTGACGCGAGATTTCGGGATTCCAGGGGCTTTTGTTGTTGAAAATAGAGATAAGAAGCATGAGTTTTTCCTAAAATCCGTCACATTACATTACATTAAGCATCCAGATCTCGAGAAACGAAAGTTTCATTTCTATTGCGATTCTTGGGTTTACCCCATTACCAAGACCGGATTTAAACGGATTTTCTTCTCAGATCAA TTATATCTTCCGAAAGAAACACCAAAAGGTTTAGCagaattgagaaaaaaagaaCTTCTGAAACTACAAGCCCCAAGACTGAAGGGTGAATGGAACCCATGGGATCGAATTTATGATTATGATGTCTATAACGATCTTGGAGATCCTGAAAAGGGTCGATCATATGATAGACCTGTGTTGGGTGATTCCACTAAATTTCCATATCCACGTCGATTGAAAACGGGCCACCTTAATTGCCAACACG ACCATTCAAGGGAGTCTGGACCAGCAAGGTGCTTCCAGTTTTATGTTCCACCCGATGAGCGAATGAGCGATGAAAAGCTACAAGAACTGAAAAACAACTTCGTCGAGGCTCTTATTCGATTTCTTGCGCAAGAATCAACGCCCCCACACTTGTGGGATCGAGAATGTCCCGACTTCGTCACCAAAGTTGCACATTTCTTTGTACCCAAGGCAGCGATATCGAAGAAAGACGTTAGATTCATTCGATCCATAATAGATTTCTGTAGAAAGCTAAAATTACCATCTTCTCATGGAGGTCCCAGCAGGTCAGATCCAAGTGAGGAACAAGACATTTTTGATGACATTATAGGCTTTTATGCAGACAAAGAAGTGGAAGAACTGGACGATTCGGACAGGCAGCGGCTGGAAAAATTGGTACCCAAGGAAATTCTTGACCAAGTTGTTGCCACTCTTGCTCTCAAAAGACAACATGTCAGTGCTCAATTGCCTTCAATTATAGCAG AGGAAAAATTCGCTGCTTTTGAGGAGGAGGAGTTTGGTCGCCAAATGCTTGCAGGAACAAATCCTGTTCGAATCCGGCGCTTGAAG GAGGAGGATTTCTCACTTCTAATGGAAAATTTTCAGGAAAGGTACCCAGGTATTAAACTCGAAGATCTTGAAAATCTTCTGAAAGAG AAAATGAAAGCCAGTAGGGCATTCATCTTGGATCACCATTACCTTGAGCAATTTCTGAAAATGATAAACGGGAAAGGTGTTCACGCTTACGCAACTCGAACGATACTAATAGCAGATGACCCATCGTCTGAAGGGATTGTACCAGTAGCAATAGAACTAAGCTTGCCTGAAGACTCTGACGATGGCCGCAGCATGTTCCTTGTTGAAGAAAATTGTTCCGGAGTGTTATGGGAGTTGGCAAAATTTCACGTTGCATCCAACGATACAGCTTACCACCAGTTAGTTAGCCATTG GTTGCATACACATGCAGTAGTTGAGCCATTCATAATTGCGACGAGAAGACGGTTGAGCGTAATGCATCCAATCCATAGGCTATTGGATCCTCATTTCAAAGACACATTGCATATAAATGCATTGGCTCGAGCCATCTTCCTTAATGCTGGAGGGATTGTGGAGACTCTTCTTTTTACTGGTGAATACTCCATGGAATTGTCTTCTCACTTGTATAAAGAATGGAGATTTGATAAGCAGGCTCTTCCTGAAGACCTTCTCGAAAG AGGTATGGCGAAACCCAGAGTCAGAGATGAGGTTGTGTCGGGGCCAATGGAGCATGTCGAGAGTGACAAATCAAGCAACAAGGCGGCGAAAGGTGCAGAACAGGAGATGTTTGAGGTTGACGCTGAGGTGGAGCTGGTTTTAGAAGACTATCCCTATGCAAAAGATGGAATTGAGATATGGACCGCCATTGAAACCTGGGTGACAGAATACTGCAATGTTTTCTACCATAACGACAATGATGTGAAGGAAGATGAGGAAATCCAAGAATGGTGGAATGAAATCAAAACGAGAGGACATGTAGATCGAAAGGAGGGATGGTACGACATTAATACATTCGAAAGCCTCGTAAAAGCTCTGACAACTCTCATATGGATCACTTCAGGATTGCATGCAGCAGTGAACTTCGGACAGTATGGATACGGGGGTTGGCCACCAAATCGTTCCATGTTATTGAGAAAATTCCTCCCAAAAGAGGATGAAGTGGAAAGAATGGATATCATGAAGTTCGTGGAGGAGATGTTGCCTGATAAGTTCCAAATGAAGTTGGCAATTGCGGTAATGGATCTTCTGTCACGACATACATCAGATGAGGTTTATTTGGGTCAAACATCCCCCCAAAAAGAGTGGCCATTGATTGAGGATGACGATATAATTCAGAAAAAGTTTAAAGAATTCAGGGAAAACCTTGAAGCAATAGAGCAAAATATAAAGGAGAGGAATAAAGAATATCTTTTAATGAACAGGTGGGGATATGCAAAGATTCCGTACAAGCTCTTGTACCCTGATACGTCAAAATCCATGCCTCCAACGTCTAAGGAGAAAGGGAAACATCATCCTGAGAGGACGGATATTAATGAAAGTGGAATCCCTAACAGTATTTCCATTTAA